The Mesorhizobium sp. B1-1-8 genome contains a region encoding:
- a CDS encoding outer membrane protein, with the protein MKSILLASVAMIGLVSGASAQGATYSWSGSYIGVEGGYAGSSVDFDADTTNFDGNHHKDGYLGGIYAGHDWQSGTFVYGVAGDFDFVGMHDTAFGDQSAFTGGKGEAYTYDVDWVATARLRAGYTPTDQLLTYVTGGVAAGHFQATSYDRPFFAPFGTTSNFSGVKVGGVIGVGAEYALAPNWSVKGEYLHYAFDKIEPGPGGTAGASFRPSLDTVTFGVAYRF; encoded by the coding sequence ATGAAAAGCATACTCTTAGCATCCGTTGCTATGATCGGGCTGGTTTCCGGCGCCAGCGCGCAGGGGGCGACCTATAGCTGGTCGGGCTCCTATATCGGCGTCGAGGGCGGATATGCCGGGTCTTCCGTCGACTTCGACGCCGACACTACCAATTTTGACGGCAACCATCACAAAGATGGTTATCTCGGCGGCATCTACGCCGGGCACGACTGGCAGTCGGGGACGTTCGTCTACGGCGTGGCCGGCGATTTCGATTTCGTCGGCATGCACGACACCGCCTTTGGCGACCAGTCGGCTTTCACCGGCGGCAAGGGCGAAGCCTATACCTATGATGTCGACTGGGTCGCAACGGCGCGGTTGCGGGCAGGCTATACGCCGACCGACCAACTGCTGACTTATGTGACCGGCGGTGTGGCAGCGGGACATTTTCAGGCAACCTCGTACGATCGCCCCTTCTTTGCCCCATTTGGTACGACTTCCAACTTTTCAGGAGTGAAGGTCGGCGGCGTGATCGGCGTGGGCGCAGAGTATGCGCTTGCGCCGAACTGGTCCGTGAAGGGGGAGTACCTCCACTACGCATTCGACAAGATCGAGCCAGGGCCGGGCGGCACGGCTGGCGCCAGCTTCCGGCCGTCCCTCGATACGGTAACATTCG
- a CDS encoding lytic transglycosylase domain-containing protein — protein MAFFAKGRVFAAATVVAMLALATGAQAAASCGKNGAGFDAWKQEFAAEARADGVGQRGLSALAGATYATRTIAADRAIHKAFSGSVENFMKRRGASAIISRGRALKKQNAAMFAKIEQDYGVPPGVLLAIWGMETGFGASMGNQNTVSAILTLAYDCRRPEYFTPHAIAALKLVDRGALSAESVGAMHGEIGHTQFLPGNVLKYGVGSGNLRDRNTALASTANYLKDHGWRAGASYQANMGAIAEWNSASVYQQAIARIAEAIDAE, from the coding sequence ATGGCATTTTTTGCCAAAGGAAGGGTATTTGCAGCGGCTACGGTGGTGGCAATGCTTGCGCTGGCGACGGGCGCGCAGGCGGCGGCCAGCTGTGGCAAGAACGGCGCCGGCTTCGATGCCTGGAAGCAGGAGTTTGCCGCGGAGGCGAGGGCCGACGGCGTCGGCCAGAGGGGTCTGTCCGCTCTCGCCGGCGCGACCTACGCAACAAGGACGATTGCCGCCGACCGCGCCATCCACAAGGCTTTCAGCGGCTCGGTGGAAAACTTCATGAAGCGCCGTGGCGCTTCCGCGATCATCTCCAGGGGCCGGGCGTTGAAGAAGCAGAACGCGGCGATGTTCGCCAAGATCGAACAGGATTACGGCGTTCCGCCGGGCGTGCTGCTCGCCATCTGGGGCATGGAGACCGGCTTCGGCGCCTCCATGGGCAACCAGAATACGGTCTCCGCCATTTTGACGCTGGCCTATGATTGCCGCCGTCCGGAATATTTTACCCCGCATGCCATTGCAGCCCTGAAGCTGGTCGATCGCGGGGCGTTGAGCGCCGAGTCGGTCGGCGCCATGCATGGCGAGATCGGCCACACGCAGTTCCTGCCCGGCAATGTCCTGAAGTATGGGGTGGGCAGCGGAAACCTGCGCGACAGGAACACGGCGTTGGCTTCCACAGCCAACTACCTCAAGGATCATGGCTGGCGGGCCGGCGCGAGCTATCAGGCGAATATGGGCGCAATCGCCGAGTGGAATTCGGCAAGCGTCTACCAACAGGCCATCGCCCGCATCGCCGAGGCGATCGACGCCGAGTGA
- a CDS encoding argininosuccinate synthase, whose protein sequence is MSKFKHVKKVVLAYSGGLDTSIILKWLQTELGAEVVTFTADLGQGGELEPARRKAEMMGIKDIRIVDVREEFVADFVFPMFRANAVYEGTYLLGTSIARPLISKHLVEIAKETGADAIAHGATGKGNDQVRFELSAYALNPDIKVIAPWRDWSFKSRTDLVNFAEQHQIPVPKDKRGDAPFSVDANLLHSSSEGKVLEDPWTEPPEFVHQRTVSPMDAPDAVTEIEIEFLKGDPVALNGKKLSPASMLAALNDLGRDNGIGRLDLVENRFVGMKSRGVYETPGGTILIAAHRAIESITLDRGAAHLKDEFMPRYAELIYNGFWFSPERVMLQAMIDKSQDDVEGTVRLKLYKGNVIVNGRKSKKSLYSDALVTFEDDRGAYDQKDAEGFIRLNGLRLRTLAARNRR, encoded by the coding sequence ATGTCCAAGTTCAAACACGTCAAGAAAGTCGTGCTCGCCTATTCCGGCGGCCTCGACACCTCCATCATCCTGAAATGGCTGCAGACCGAGCTCGGCGCCGAGGTGGTGACCTTCACCGCCGATCTCGGCCAGGGCGGCGAGCTGGAGCCGGCCCGCCGCAAGGCCGAGATGATGGGCATTAAGGACATCCGCATCGTCGATGTGCGCGAGGAGTTCGTCGCCGACTTCGTCTTCCCGATGTTCCGCGCCAATGCCGTCTATGAGGGCACCTATCTGCTCGGCACCTCGATCGCCCGGCCACTGATCTCCAAACACCTGGTCGAGATCGCAAAAGAGACAGGCGCCGACGCCATCGCCCATGGCGCCACCGGCAAGGGCAACGACCAGGTCCGCTTCGAGCTTTCGGCTTATGCGCTCAACCCCGACATCAAGGTCATCGCGCCGTGGCGCGACTGGTCGTTCAAGTCGCGCACCGACCTGGTGAACTTCGCCGAGCAGCACCAGATCCCGGTGCCGAAGGACAAGCGCGGCGACGCGCCCTTCTCGGTCGACGCCAACCTTTTGCACTCCTCCTCCGAGGGCAAGGTGCTGGAGGATCCGTGGACCGAGCCGCCGGAATTCGTCCACCAGCGTACCGTCTCGCCGATGGATGCGCCCGATGCCGTCACCGAGATCGAGATCGAATTCCTCAAGGGCGATCCGGTCGCGCTCAACGGCAAGAAGCTGTCGCCGGCCAGCATGCTGGCGGCGTTGAACGACCTCGGCCGCGACAACGGCATCGGCCGGCTCGACCTTGTCGAGAACCGTTTCGTCGGCATGAAATCGCGCGGTGTCTACGAGACCCCCGGCGGCACCATCCTGATCGCCGCCCACCGGGCGATCGAATCGATCACGCTCGACCGCGGCGCCGCCCACCTCAAGGACGAGTTCATGCCCCGCTATGCGGAGCTTATCTACAACGGCTTCTGGTTCTCGCCCGAGCGCGTCATGCTACAGGCGATGATCGACAAGAGCCAGGACGACGTCGAAGGCACGGTGCGGCTGAAGCTCTACAAGGGCAATGTCATCGTCAACGGCCGCAAGTCGAAGAAGTCGCTCTATTCCGACGCGCTGGTCACCTTCGAGGACGACCGCGGCGCCTACGACCAGAAGGACGCAGAGGGTTTTATTCGCCTCAATGGGCTACGGCTCAGGACGCTGGCGGCGAGGAACCGCCGCTGA
- a CDS encoding DUF1236 domain-containing protein, whose amino-acid sequence MKRVLFPALAGALLAMSGAALADTPVSAVTDLNVRAGPGPQYPVIGVLAAGQSATLRGCIANSKWCTIAEAGGNGWVYSDYVTGDFGGSRVVVTRRPAEADIAVVAPPADDVYTTDTYTGAIVSGDDTIEPIARPPAEVGTYVTTHRVEPVYLEGEVVTGAVLPDTVELREIPNYNYRYVYVNNQPALVDPGTRRIVYVMR is encoded by the coding sequence ATGAAACGCGTATTGTTTCCGGCGCTTGCCGGCGCGCTGCTCGCCATGTCGGGCGCGGCCCTTGCCGATACGCCTGTCTCGGCTGTGACCGATCTCAATGTCCGCGCCGGCCCCGGCCCGCAATATCCGGTCATCGGCGTTCTGGCGGCCGGCCAGTCGGCCACGCTCAGAGGCTGCATCGCAAACAGCAAATGGTGCACCATCGCCGAAGCCGGCGGCAACGGCTGGGTCTATTCGGACTATGTGACGGGCGATTTCGGCGGCAGCCGGGTCGTCGTGACGCGCCGGCCGGCTGAGGCCGACATTGCCGTCGTGGCGCCGCCCGCCGACGACGTCTACACCACCGACACCTATACCGGCGCTATCGTTTCCGGCGACGACACCATCGAGCCGATCGCCAGGCCGCCGGCCGAGGTGGGTACTTACGTCACGACGCACCGCGTCGAGCCGGTCTATCTCGAAGGTGAGGTCGTGACGGGCGCTGTCCTGCCCGATACGGTCGAGCTGCGCGAGATCCCGAACTACAACTATCGCTACGTCTACGTGAACAACCAGCCGGCGCTGGTCGATCCTGGCACGCGCCGCATCGTTTACGTCATGCGCTGA
- a CDS encoding LysE family translocator, translating into MSFIPDTSTLIQFAIATVILAITPGPDMTLFVSRTLSQGRATGFASMAGALCGTLIHTTLVVVGISALIVASPMAFFVLKIFGAGYLVFLAFQAVTKGSAFSPEKRTGPQVSLFRSWAAGLGVNLLNPKIILFFMTFLPQFVSAHDPNASGKLFFLGIMFIVLSIPVTAPMVLAAEKFSAAMKASPRVTRVVDYLFGGVFSAFALKILTAQAK; encoded by the coding sequence ATGTCCTTCATTCCCGACACTTCGACGCTGATCCAGTTCGCCATCGCCACCGTCATCCTGGCGATCACGCCGGGACCGGACATGACGCTGTTCGTCTCGCGCACGCTCAGCCAGGGCCGCGCCACCGGCTTCGCCTCCATGGCCGGCGCGCTTTGCGGCACGCTGATCCATACCACGCTGGTGGTGGTCGGCATCTCGGCGCTGATCGTCGCCTCGCCGATGGCCTTCTTCGTCTTGAAGATTTTTGGTGCCGGCTATCTGGTGTTCCTGGCTTTTCAGGCGGTGACGAAAGGCTCGGCCTTCTCGCCGGAGAAGAGGACGGGACCGCAAGTTTCCTTGTTCCGCAGCTGGGCGGCCGGGCTCGGCGTCAACCTGCTCAACCCCAAGATCATCCTGTTCTTCATGACCTTCCTGCCGCAATTCGTCTCCGCGCACGATCCGAACGCATCCGGAAAACTGTTTTTCCTCGGCATTATGTTCATCGTGCTGTCGATCCCGGTGACGGCGCCGATGGTGCTGGCGGCGGAGAAGTTCTCGGCGGCGATGAAGGCAAGCCCGCGTGTGACGCGCGTGGTCGACTATTTGTTCGGTGGCGTGTTCTCGGCCTTCGCGCTCAAGATCCTGACCGCGCAGGCGAAATAG